In Thermus oshimai DSM 12092, the sequence GCACGAGGTCCTAAAGGGCCTTGCGGGCACGGACAAGACCCTGGGGGTGGTGCCCATCGGAAGCGGGAACGATTTCGCCCGCATGCTGGGCCTAAAGGGCCTCCCCTGGCCCCTGGCCCTGGAGCACGCCCTCTTCGCCCCGGAGGAGGCGGTGGACCTGGGCGTGGTGAACGGGGAGCCCTTTGGGGCCTCCCTGGGCCTGGGGTTTGACGCCCTGGTGGCCAAGAAGGCCCTTTCTGCCCCCCCCTTCCTCCGGGGCATGCCCCGCTACCTCTACGCCCTCTTCGCCGTCCTGAAGGACCTCCGCCTGCCCGAGGGGCGGGTTTTTCTGGACGGAGAGGAGGTCTACAGGGGGCCTCTCCTTCTCCTCGCCGCCATGAACGGCCCCGCCTACGGGGGCGGCATCCCCATCGCCCCCATGGCCGATCCCCGGGACGGGCGGCTTGCCGTGGTGCTGGCGGGGCGGTTTTCCCGGCTGGGGGTGGTCCTCATCCTGCCGCGGCTCCTCCTTGGCCGGCACCTGGGGCATA encodes:
- a CDS encoding diacylglycerol/lipid kinase family protein, translated to MERWVIVNPAAGRGKVGRLSGAILKAARDKGAKAFLTEGPGHAAELAGKAPPGARVVAVGGDGTVHEVLKGLAGTDKTLGVVPIGSGNDFARMLGLKGLPWPLALEHALFAPEEAVDLGVVNGEPFGASLGLGFDALVAKKALSAPPFLRGMPRYLYALFAVLKDLRLPEGRVFLDGEEVYRGPLLLLAAMNGPAYGGGIPIAPMADPRDGRLAVVLAGRFSRLGVVLILPRLLLGRHLGHKEVRAFSGRVLEAHFAAPVPAHADGELLPEAERYRAEIHPLALKVVGRRALEKGPKLSPLGA